One Defluviimonas sp. SAOS-178_SWC DNA window includes the following coding sequences:
- a CDS encoding peptidoglycan DD-metalloendopeptidase family protein, translated as MSHSDSPTSNGPLDTAVDYEWRTLAAQVMRGRSGNQCAQTNVSLLAAAEREPEAPPAPFFRLWMADNLAFDGNYTEAAKHYDDCLTACDRAARLTPHQDPIVGVLVHKAAALDLAGDLAAAVATYRDLVNLRPSYRSASFEAGRIADRMGDDAAAYELYKGVASKDLTPKTDDPAQLARRALDRLADGSVPYRGSATELADDLTTLLERRDTRGLERLASRTHFAVGPVGGHIGFEIREILEEFLQDLSQGDVLVKRQLLGCGGKRYLPTTGWKGNWFHDDVTLILSEAPKGWQWTGVALHNPNANWMERWKPAVIETNQPLPFELRAPWPEGKCFTAGGLLEHIAEAAIVAAAWPFSGLVAVGFASANCCGWGPRGYYYNIGPTHDEEDAFAIDFTRYRRFVPYDNESGGTPVLAVHEGIVSFVRAGKASGDSSTDNRVEIEHADPANATDLSRFTSKYLHLEGPFRIPVSQGMPVRVGTRLGFMDDTGNSILDHLHFSIHDRQLPYPGAPEGKSVRPSPMSGQTLGDSDSNKCIESNNVDYTGDNIVLHPSSFAGQNWLITPASLAVNEAQPSSITDQKWLLVMSGVANIDLKGNSSQWLRETFRIMPDINAPMNHAISRYNIPTPANSGFTLRFQVEQWVPHAAPSSMFNKNHSVNSGFAVDLWRPHPFGTDTDVVTNASFGNVFSGIQVDVAVSDIDAFFYRLSYHIVLLGKIRFGKPIIIE; from the coding sequence ATGTCTCATAGCGATAGTCCGACCTCCAACGGCCCTCTCGATACTGCAGTAGACTATGAGTGGCGCACGCTGGCTGCGCAGGTGATGCGCGGACGCAGCGGCAATCAGTGCGCGCAGACGAACGTCAGCCTACTTGCCGCAGCCGAACGAGAACCGGAAGCGCCGCCCGCACCGTTCTTTCGTCTTTGGATGGCCGACAACCTGGCCTTCGACGGCAACTACACCGAGGCCGCAAAACACTACGACGACTGCCTTACCGCCTGCGACAGGGCGGCACGGCTCACGCCTCACCAGGACCCCATCGTGGGGGTGCTGGTCCACAAGGCGGCTGCACTGGATCTCGCCGGGGATTTAGCGGCGGCTGTCGCAACCTACCGGGACCTAGTGAACCTGCGGCCGTCGTACCGGAGCGCATCATTCGAAGCGGGCAGGATTGCCGACCGCATGGGAGACGACGCGGCAGCATACGAACTTTACAAAGGCGTTGCGAGCAAGGACCTGACACCGAAAACTGATGATCCTGCCCAGCTCGCGCGGCGCGCTCTGGATCGCCTGGCAGATGGCAGCGTGCCCTACCGCGGCAGCGCAACGGAACTGGCGGATGACCTTACGACCTTGTTGGAGCGCCGAGACACGCGCGGCCTCGAGCGGCTGGCCAGCCGGACCCATTTCGCCGTCGGCCCAGTCGGTGGGCACATCGGCTTCGAGATCCGTGAAATCCTGGAAGAATTCCTCCAGGACCTTTCACAGGGCGACGTGCTTGTGAAACGCCAGCTTTTGGGTTGCGGCGGTAAGCGCTACCTGCCGACAACCGGTTGGAAGGGCAACTGGTTTCACGACGACGTGACGCTGATCCTCTCGGAAGCCCCGAAGGGATGGCAATGGACAGGCGTCGCGCTCCACAATCCGAACGCGAATTGGATGGAACGGTGGAAACCCGCTGTCATCGAGACCAATCAACCGCTGCCTTTCGAACTGCGTGCGCCCTGGCCAGAAGGAAAGTGCTTCACGGCGGGCGGACTGCTTGAGCACATCGCAGAGGCCGCCATCGTCGCTGCGGCCTGGCCGTTTTCAGGCCTGGTTGCGGTGGGCTTTGCCTCAGCGAATTGCTGCGGCTGGGGCCCGCGGGGCTACTACTACAACATCGGTCCGACTCATGACGAGGAGGATGCCTTCGCCATCGACTTCACCCGCTACCGGCGTTTTGTGCCCTACGACAACGAAAGCGGCGGCACACCGGTTCTTGCCGTTCACGAGGGCATCGTCAGTTTCGTGCGTGCGGGTAAGGCGTCGGGCGACTCGTCCACCGACAACCGCGTCGAGATCGAACACGCAGATCCGGCGAACGCAACGGACCTAAGCCGATTTACCTCCAAATACCTTCACCTCGAGGGTCCATTTCGGATCCCAGTGAGCCAGGGGATGCCGGTGCGTGTCGGCACACGCCTTGGGTTCATGGACGACACCGGCAACTCGATTCTCGACCACCTGCATTTCTCTATCCACGACCGACAATTGCCTTATCCGGGTGCGCCAGAAGGCAAAAGCGTCAGGCCCTCCCCCATGAGCGGCCAGACCCTAGGCGACTCCGATTCCAATAAGTGCATCGAGTCGAACAACGTCGACTACACCGGAGACAACATCGTGCTACATCCATCGAGCTTCGCTGGCCAGAACTGGCTCATCACTCCGGCTTCGCTCGCCGTAAACGAGGCGCAGCCTTCCTCGATAACAGATCAGAAATGGCTCCTTGTGATGTCTGGGGTGGCCAACATCGATCTCAAGGGCAACAGCTCGCAATGGCTCCGCGAGACGTTTAGAATAATGCCCGACATTAACGCGCCTATGAACCACGCCATCAGTCGTTACAACATTCCGACACCGGCGAACTCTGGGTTCACGCTGCGATTCCAAGTCGAGCAATGGGTGCCGCACGCCGCTCCAAGTTCCATGTTCAACAAGAACCATTCCGTGAACTCGGGGTTTGCCGTGGATCTCTGGCGTCCTCACCCGTTTGGTACCGACACGGACGTCGTGACAAATGCGAGCTTCGGGAATGTGTTCTCGGGCATTCAGGTCGACGTCGCCGTCTCGGACATAGACGCGTTCTT